Within the Marasmius oreades isolate 03SP1 chromosome 10, whole genome shotgun sequence genome, the region ACAGACGGAAGGAGTAGTCAACAAGAAGATCGAGCGTTTGACTATCGACGACTGTGATTGTATCCCGCTGTACCTCGTTATCTAAAGTGACTTGGAGGGCACGAGTTCCAGGAAAGACTCGAGAATGAGAGGTAAACGCAGTATACGACCTGTCTCCATCaatgaagaaagaaacagaGGCCCACTTTGAGTCAATCCGGCAGACGTTCATACAAAGAAGCTTCCTCTCTTGATGGCCACTGATATCAGGAACAATGGCGTAATATAACGATATGTCCTTCATATCCTTCATATCGAGCCGTGGCAAGGGTCCTACATTCGGGGTGGCAGCAGTGAGGAAATCCTCAGTGCTCtcgacgatgaagaaatCTTTCTTGTCCCTCTGCCATCCCCAACTGAATTCAGAAGGTGTATTCAATTGCGAGAGATATTTGGGAATGGTGATAAGGGGGAAAGATGATATGGGAAGAACGTAAACGAGCTGGCCTGCGTCAGCTTTGTCCGCCCCGGTATAGCCGGGCGACGGCTCGGAATCCGAGAGAACGGGAGGGGCAGAGGCAAGATCCTGGCTATGCAATGCCAATCGTATCGTCAAATCCTTATTACGCTCATCCCAAGGAGGATTCCAACCCCATAACGCGATACGGATGACCGAAAGACCGGTCTCCATCCCGAACCACACGTAGGGACCACCTTCCACGTTCGTCCGGTTAACCATGTTGAAACAACCAATGTAGCCAGCGACGATCATGCCCATCCCAGCGACGAGAATGGCCTGAAGGAAGAACATGGGGGCATCTTGGGATAAGGTGTGGGTATCAGCCTTCTGAACCTCTGCCTGGAGTAAGCGATCGGGATGCTTCTCTGGGTCAGAAGCGTCACCTAGTTCGTCTCGGAGGTTGCGCAACCGCATTTCCAACAGTATATCCCGGTCTTTATTATCTTCTTCGATTGACAAGGGATATCGCTTGCGCGCTTTCATCAGGAGTAAGCTGATCACGGTGATACGGTATATTCTGATCTGGAGGGCGAGCTGCACCGCAACTACACACAACAACGCTCCAAAAGAGCGGAGGATGGGGAACAACCATAACGTCGCACGCCCCCAATTTTCGTGGATGAGGTAGAGATATGGCGAGATACTGGCAAGCGACAAGGCCATCGAGGTCAAGATGAGAGCGACATTCCACGGTAAGGCAAGTGGCTACACAAACATGTATTAAGATCCAGAATGTACCCAAAGGCATGTCAAATACGCACCGACTCTAATCCATGTGCCCTGTTCCTCCCCCTCCAACCGTGCCATTCTATCTCAGCGACGAGCTCAGGATCGTCAATATGCTGTTCCCTCATCAGCCGCTGTAGCTGAACCTCGGCACCATACTGTTGCGTGTCTTTCACAAGAGTGACCATTGACGAAACCGAGCCTGAGGTTCCAAATCCGGCATCATTCAACCAGCTGCCGCCGTAAAAAGGTCGTGTGGTGGTGGCCAGGAGAGTCGAGAATGCCGTTCTCACTATGCCAAGGCTGCCAAAAATTGACAGAGGTGTCGCCGCTGCATATAGATAGCCCTTCTCCAGCGCGGTGCCCACATGTCGCTCGCATTGCTCTGTACCTAGCAAAGGGAGCAGAGCAGCAACGTCCTGAATTCCGTTTGAAATTGTTTCACCAAAGTTCGTCGGTTGGGACATTCCTAAGCGCGGTTCAACGTCAAAATGACCAGGGATCGATGGGGAGTGCTCATACCTTTCGGTTCAATTGAGTGGTAGGTGGGCGTCGAATGGCAAATAGGCCGGTCCTGCACCTGGTCTATGTCTGTATAGCATGAAGGTCAAGGCGGCTTTCGTATACAGTCTGCCTGGTGACTGATGTAGTGATCTATGAGAACCTTCCACCTGTCAAGGGATGTATCGGTGGGTAAAGTCCTGCGAGAGACTCTCACTGAATAACATACTGCCGGGTTCCTTTACTTTGGGCATGTTGAACACTTTTCAGCCTTGTAGCACGGTTATCAAATGCGAAAGGTGTACCCATCGTTGAGGCATAGAGAGGGAGAGGTTTCGGATGGGAAAAGAATCTTCGTGTTCTCGCGTTTTCCGAGTGCTTTCGGGTCATGTGCAGATAATTTTGATAATTGGGGCAAGGTCGACAATAGACCGCTGAAAATGGGTGGTATAAAAAGACATAGCCGAGTTCTTTAGCAGCTGGCAAAAAAAAGTCAGCTACTGTGGTGGATGAAAATATTGAATTACCAAGTCGCTCATCTTTTCGTCTCCACCGACCACATACtttagcttctcttcctcgccAGTTAGCGTAGCCTCAATCATGCTCGCCCTTCAAATCGGCTAATAACTCGTATCGCTGTCCAAAATGCCCAGATTGGGTGATCTCGAGTATGTGAACATCAAATGCAACCGCTAACAAAGTTATGTTAAAATAACTATGAGAGGCAAGAGTTCAAAAAGAGACATACGACTCCGAGCCAAGGTAAATTACTCATCCGTGTCAGCGTTTGTCGCCTTTGCCGGGAAAACAGACATCGCTTCGATGGCCCAGTAGAGCCCGCGATGTTTAAGAAGACTTCCCTTCGGAGTTCCGGTCCTTAGGAGCTAATATGAGTATTACAAGATGTCCGAGGGCTCGAGGCCTTACCAGACGTATATGTACAACAAATACACCAACTTCTCGAGTTTGGTATGACAGATATCGGTCGCGtcagtttcttcttcgatTGTATCCTGTGCTCCGGGATCGTCAATTACCACTGCACGGTCACCGAGGATGGAGGCTTGTTCAGGGGTTGTAACAACGAGCATTACTAGTAGTCTGTTGCGATCGCTCGATAGGGAGATCCAGGTCAATCTGTTTGGAGATTTTTAGAACGAAAACAATATAAAAAAGATCAGAGTAGCGCACAGAGACATAACATCCACCAAGTTTCCATATTACCACATGGGCGACGTAGAGATGGACCATCTTACTCCTACACACGACAATCCTGTCTTCCCTCCCTACATAGAATTACTCGTGTTGAATAAGCCATCTGGCCAACTTGTTGCCTCGTTAATTCAACTCTCTATATGTGATAATTGCAGGTGGATGGTCCAATCCATGTGTAGTGTGGATTTCGTGTGCTGTATGATTTAGTCTTGTCCTGGCACGCTGTGACAACACGTGTACATAACGGTATGTCACAATCCACGAGCTTCGTACCccaattccatctcccagcCTAAGCCCCCTCAATCCATTCCTTTCACTTATTAGTCTTTCACTCGTTCAGAACACGTTCAGAACACTCACCCCTTGCGGCCGCCTAAACCTGCTCCTGGATCCATAATCTACGGCGAACACCTCACACTCACCCATATCGACGCGTCCAACCCCGAACATTTTGCTTCCTACGCCAAATGGCAAAACTCCGATCGTGCTAATGTAGAATGGCGCGAGAAAGGCCTGATGAGAAACACAGAGCTTTCCTTGCTAATCGTCTGGCAGATAAACACATCATGGGATTTATCGTTGCTTGGAACGGCGAATTGGAAGGGTATGGTGAAATGACTTGGGCTAAAGAAGATCCGATGGGAACATATGTTGGTGGCCTTGGGACTATGATCAGGGCACGCACTTACTGATTGGTGAGGAGAAGTTCAGAGGACGCCAACGGTGTACGTTTTAtagcttctcttcccaaGGCTCATGCTAATTACACATATTCTCTTTGTAGTCACTGCTGTGATGACCTCGATGAAGCACGCATGCTTCCTCCGAGATCCTAGGACAGAGGTTGTTGTTGGAGAGCCTCGCGCTGATTTACCAATTGTTCCAAGGCTGATTGCATACCTTCCGCAAGAATTAAACAGGGTAGGTACTTGTTTAACGTCCCTTGCGTATCGTCAGGGCTCATCGTTACTCTTTGTTTCAGGAATTCGAGCTCCCTCATAAATGCGGAGTGTACTTTACGTTATGTAGGGAAAGATTCTTCCAAGCTGCCATGCTTGATTGAGAGCGTTCCGAAGCGTAGAAAACCCAAGAAACGAAGATCCTTAGTCAATCTGTTGAAGTATTCGTTACCAGCAAATAAAGTGGGGATTACTAGCCTTACGCGTGATCATCGAGGAGTGACTCGAAAGCATACGTGTATGAGCAACAGACGTAATGTACAAATCGCATATAACGATACCAAGAAATACGCTCTCGAGAGCAATTCTAAAACACTCGAAATTTCCTATCATTGTGCCGTCAATCAGGCCAGTCTCCCTCGTCCACCTCTCAATACTCTCCCTCAAGTGGTTCCCGATATCCTTccaaatgattttcccatctTCCTTCGTGATATTCACTTCATTATGAGGGTTATAAGGCCGATCCCCAACTGCTAGAGGATCCTTAGGACGGTCCTTGTACCCCATCCGATCAATAGCCCACTCCCGCCTTTCAAGTTGGTTTGCCGTAGGATGTTCAGCCGCGAATGCGCTCTTCACCTCTTCCCATCCATATACGCCACCGGCGTCCTCTGCTGGGGGATACCCtataaagtgtatataacATTCAGTTCCGGTGCACCCATACGGTttaaaaaataaataaatcaATGCACGACGCACCAACAGCCTTTGAAAATAATGGTCGGTCAGCCGTTGCCATCTTCTCTCCCTTGAAAGTGATAAGATGCTCCCAATTGTCCTGTTACAGTAAGTATAAGTACCGCATCAcgcaaaaaaacaaaaaaaaatttaaACGTACACCAAAATCATAAAGATACTCCAACGGCAACACCCCACCATCCGGAGCGTCCACCAACCCGCGATACCTCCCATTGATATCATAAACATCACAAAGCTTCACCTGATTCTCATGCACATATCGTCCCCTCATATACATATCCTCCGCACTTTCGTCCTCAGCCACAATCCTCAGAACAGTTCGTTCAGGAGGATCCAACGAAATCATGCCAGTTCGATTCGGCTCTGATGCAGAATACGAAAATTCATGCAAGTGACATTGCTGCCACGGACCAAAAGCATACTGAATGACGAAATGGAACCATTGGAAGGTGTACCATGCAGGGACGTCCACAGTTCGTGTAATAACAGGGTCGCACGACCCCAGGAGCTCGATCTCGAAGGTGTATGCTTTCCTGTAAGAAGTAAGTTAGTATCACATAATTATGAGTGCCATTTACAATAAAGAACACCGTCCAATCTTGAATGTACCTACTTTCCGCAAAATTTCTTATGAAACTTCCAATCCTTGCACAACTACTCGTCAGTCGCGTTGAAAAGACGCAAGGCGAAGTTGGAATACACACACCTGTTGCTGGCACAGTTCACTGCAATACATCGTACGAGGAGATGCCTCTTTGCAGCGTGTGCAGATCTTAGTTCCTTCGTTTCCGCATCCGAAATTTTGGCAGATAGTCTTTTCAGGATGCTCTGGAATGGGTGGGTTGggcatggtggtggttgattTGACTAATCACTTGCTCCCCTTGGTGACTCCCCCGGTACCGTGTACAAAGACGTACTTCAAAACCGACTGAACGTGATACAGAATACTGTTCATCCGCGTACGTTGACCACTCGGTTTTCGGTTCGGAGTCCTTGATTAGGCTGTGTTTGCCTCTTGTCGGTGTTTCTGTCGACGTCTATGACAGTACACCTCTCCTCGTTTGCAGCGTATGCATGGTATCCCGTAACTTTCTATTGTGTATTATCGCTATCACAGAAAGACACTCTGTTCACTTGACATATGCACCATTCTACGGTATACCTTCGGCGGAACGTGTTTGAAGATTTAGGTTACCTGTAACATGTCAAGGCGAACGCGACTCGACTCAAGTCCTACTCCTCCTTGCAACTCTTGAGGTCATTTCTGGCTCGAAGCCTTGGCCAACTTCGAGTCACGACTTCCGTTTGGACGTTCACGTTCATAGATACCAGGGGTTAGAATCGGTGTTCCGGAAATCGATACCTGTACAGGGCAGCGCTCTGAATTCCTTTCAGTCACGGTGGCGATTCAGACTATGAAACGGTTGACTCACTTCACCTTTTCACCACTGTTTCCGTTCGATTTCCAACTTCCTGCGCCATCCTAGTATGCCCTTCCAGTTATAAACCACGAGACTCCCTTCAGGCTTGATCCGATAAAATTATATTTCCGTCTGTACAAGTCAGTTGAGCAAGTAAGAACAAGGAAAAAACTGAACTCGCCTTTATCATCTTGTATGACGTTAACAGGTTCAGGCGAGGCAAAAACTTCTTTATCCCTCGCAGATGTTCTTCAGCAACTCCCTAGACTTTCTTTCCATGTCGAGCCCGGATTCTTCAAGTATTGTTGTCATCGTGGCCAGAAGTCCAGAAAGTCCAGAAAGTCCAGATTATCCAGATTATCCAAGAGTAAATCCAACTTCATGAGATAGGCTTAGATCGAATAGTAAGTATGGCTGCAAGTTCGTCGAAACATGGGTGCAGCAGTAATCAAAGGTGAGGGGTGTTGCATGATGTCCCTCCCAACATATTCTTGAATCTTTACAGGAAATTCGACTTGCTCAAATGAAACGCCTTCTTCCTCAGAGAGTCAGAGAGCGAATCATCAGAAGTACGCTTAAGTCCCCTTTTGTGTCTCCGTCGCTTCCTGGCCCGCTTCTTTGGTCTCCTTGTGTTGCTTTTCGTCTTCATACCTTTCTGTGCAACCACATCAAACTCAACCCTTCAACATTCAACGCTTTTTCGATTGTCGAACGATCCATTTCTGGAGTTAACCCCTGTCTTTGTCGAACGCAACCCAGAGTTTTCAGGCTCTTTTTTTTGGTCGGTCTGTATATGTAGTATGAGCTGACCGCAGTAGAAATAATCAGACGAGGGAGGCCTTTGAATTTGGGAGGAGTAAAGGGTGGTGCTTTGAATGATTGTTGTTGTCCATTTAAGAGAATCCTATCGGTAAGAAAGGAACAACTTCAACGAGTTTCTTGTGAGGGGTCGGTTACAGGCCTAGGAACAACTTGGATTCGCTCGGTCACGACTCACCGCTTTCCCACATGTGGGCGTCAGTGACGTATAGCGCTTGGCCTTCGCTACGCTTGGACACATGACGGCAGCGACGCCACACAGCtcatatgatttgatttaCTGTTGTTGACGCGTCCCGACGGGACGCGTCCTGCTCTCAACTTCCATCTCGCCATCCTCCAtcctctttccctctctGTCGGCGGAATAACTGAGACCATGGATGACTCCTTATAAGGTGGTCTGTGCGCATGATTCCTAATAGACCAAACAATGCCAAATGACTTCCAGCCTATATCAACCTGCCCTCTGAAATGCCCCCTTTTCCCCAAGTTTCTTGCATCTTAGCTTGATACTTCGTACTTCTGTACAACCCCCTAGCATATCTTTGCATTTTTGCGCTTTAACCCACCTGCCCTACCTGCCCTACCTACCTATTACCATCATGCTTTCTGCTAGCCCCAGCTACAACTGTTCCCTTTTCCGTCTCACCGCCGTTGTCGATGAGGTCGCGGTACCACTAACCTCCTATTCTAGCCTCGCCTATTTCAAGGAAGAGCTTACCCCGATCCTCATGATCACCACCCCAGACGAAGAGGGTGCCGTGGTAAGTCTtcgtcctcctcgtcctcctcgTTCAATGTTGACCTGAACATTGTCTCAGATGACCTACCTTAATGATGACTACGTCTACGACGACGAGTTTGACTTTGTGGACAGCGAATCCGACTCCGATTCTGACAACAATGTTTTCAGCGAAATTGATTCTGATAGCGACAGCGAgtacgatgacgacgacgaagaggatgtCGACTGCCTCTCATCGATCCTCGATCAGTTCCCAGCTGTACCGAAGAGCGAGTCCAAGGAAGATAGCTTGAGCTCCATTCTTGACCAATTTCCCAAAGTTCCTCTGAGCGTTCGTTTAGTAGATGAGGACCAAGGCGAATCGCTTATGCTCTCAAATGGATGGAGCAAGTTGATCGAGTCTCTCGCAGCCGAGAGCAGGGCGGTAAGTTGTCATCGCAATCCTTTGCCGATCGGGTACTAATTCATATTGGCCCTCCAGACTGAATACAGGAAGTCGGAGAAAGGTGAGGCGTGGTGGACCGGTGCCGCTGCTTCGCAGGGCGCGCAGGTAAAGAGCGAGACGACCAGAAAGTTCGAGTGCAATGACGGTGAAGCGTGGTGGAAAATGGAGGGCGTCCAGGTGAAGAGCGAGAAGGCGAGAAACGGCAAGGCGTGGTGGAAAATGGGGGGCATGCAGGTGAAGAGCGAGAAGGTGAGAAAGTTCAAGTGCAACGACGGCAGGGCGTGGTGGAAGTTCTAAGCGGTGGTCGCCAGAGGTGAGTCCTCCCATCACTTTTCCCGTCCAGTTCACTTTGTGCATGCTGGTTCGTGTACAAGGGAATTGGAGGGGCGGCGCATGTCATCGTGTCCCCCCTCTCCCCGCTGAAGTTTAGATCTTCCGTACCGCTTTAAATGTGGTTCGCTTCAAGCACTCCGCTTCAAGGTatgttttttcttctcggGTTGCATTCGATTCTATATACTGATACTGTCTCCCTTTAAGATCCTGGTAGTTTGGAATTATTTGCCATCCCAGGTGAGTGAGTGCCTTTGCTACAGCGAGTGAGTGAGTGAGATCGCCGACAATCGCCAATCGCCAATCGCCAATCGCCGTTCGACATTCGACTTCGACCTTCCACGATCGCCTTTCGACTTCGACATTCGACCTTCGATAATCGCCATAGTGAGTCTTTGCTCCAAGGTGAGTGTTGTCTTTGTCATGGCATTCGTGCCATGACCCCGAG harbors:
- the ATO1_2 gene encoding Accumulation of dyads protein 2 (antiSMASH:Cluster_10.3); its protein translation is MTSMKHACFLRDPRTEVVVGEPRADLPIVPRLIAYLPQELNREFELPHKCGVYFTLCRERFFQAAMLD
- a CDS encoding uncharacterized protein (antiSMASH:Cluster_10.3) — protein: MPNPPIPEHPEKTICQNFGCGNEGTKICTRCKEASPRTMYCSELCQQQDWKFHKKFCGKKAYTFEIELLGSCDPVITRTVDVPAWYTFQWFHFVIQYAFGPWQQCHLHEFSYSASEPNRTGMISLDPPERTVLRIVAEDESAEDMYMRGRYVHENQVKLCDVYDINGRYRGLVDAPDGGVLPLEYLYDFGDNWEHLITFKGEKMATADRPLFSKAVGYPPAEDAGGVYGWEEVKSAFAAEHPTANQLERREWAIDRMGYKDRPKDPLAVGDRPYNPHNEVNITKEDGKIIWKDIGNHLRESIERWTRETGLIDGTMIGNFECFRIALESVFLGIVICDLYITSVAHTRMLSSHSSMITRKASNPHFICW
- a CDS encoding uncharacterized protein (antiSMASH:Cluster_10.3), whose translation is MLSASPSYNCSLFRLTAVVDEVAVPLTSYSSLAYFKEELTPILMITTPDEEGAVMTYLNDDYVYDDEFDFVDSESDSDSDNNVFSEIDSDSDSEYDDDDEEDVDCLSSILDQFPAVPKSESKEDSLSSILDQFPKVPLSVRLVDEDQGESLMLSNGWSKLIESLAAESRATEYRKSEKGEAWWTGAAASQGAQVKSETTRKFECNDGEAWWKMEGVQVKSEKARNGKAWWKMGGMQVKSEKVRKFKCNDGRAWWKF
- a CDS encoding uncharacterized protein (antiSMASH:Cluster_10.3), yielding MSLLTWISLSSDRNRLLVMLVVTTPEQASILGDRAVVIDDPGAQDTIEEETDATDICHTKLEKLVYLLYIYVWTGTPKGSLLKHRGLYWAIEAMSVFPAKATNADTDE